The genomic stretch CTGCTAGTAGCCCAGGAAGTTTCTACAAGATGTGGTATTAAGTGGGACTCTTGACTTTCCACGTTGCTGGAGATCTGTTACCTTGACATGCCCGAGTCACATCACCATGTGAAACAGATGCACAGGTAATTGCAGCGCTACTACCAAAACGGGTGCAACTAATCTCTCCAGGCTCATACTTCCAAAAGGGCTTATATCAGCTCTTCAGAGGAAGTAAGTGCATGTCAGTAAAAGTCCTTTCTTTTGGGGTATGTTACATCTCCGTCGGGACTGATGCTTCTTGTGACTGTGCTGTGTAACAGTGATTGCTGCACACTGCAAACATGATTTGCCTTGCTAGCAAATCTTTTTAGGATCAAGCTGTAAGCCCATATGGAGCTCTTTATATGGATTATAGCTTGTGGCAATACACTGCACTTTCACAGTATCTCTGCAGCGTCAACACACCAGTCTGTCAACACTGCAGATATAGCTCCAGTGATGCAGAGAATCCCACCCAAACAGGAGAAATCAGGTGTAGTACAGACTTGTAGACCATGTTTTATTCTCTAGCTAACTGGATCCCAGCCTTTGCTGTCCCATAGGCAAAATACCAAGTGCAAGAAACCTCATTCTTTGCTCTCTGTGTCAACACGGCCCATGATGATGTTTTACAAGCTACATGTTTCTTCAGAGTGGCCCATGAGCAAGGGCTCACAGCTCCAGTTGTCTCACCAGTGCAAATAAAAGGCATGATCTTTGCTTTAATAGGCTCTTCCCTACAGGCATGTGTAAACACTGTATTTAGTTATCTAGCTACACTGTGTGACTCAAATGCTGAGCTAACAGGGTTTTGGAAATTTTCAGTAAAGCATTACCACATATCTCTTGCTCGGCCTGTCATCAGAGGCCAACAGCACCTTGGCTGATACTGAGCAGTCAAGAGGTATGAAGGATCCAAATTCATGGAACTGATTTTAGaccaaaaaaagtttttcctttcctgtgaGGGCCATCCTCACTGTGCTGTTCAAAGTGAATCTCTTCATAACCAGGCTAGAATTAATTTCTCCCATTTAATGGAAGTCTATCTGCTCACAGACAGGGTGTGCCTGTAGCAGCTGGGTTGTGTCTGAATCACTAAATCTTTTACAAATTACAACATCAGGACTGCTGCCTTGGGTGAGCCCCAAGTTCCATCCAAGTCATTGCTTAAATACAAGGGAAAGACCAGGAGAGCAAGCAAGTCCctagtgtgtgtgtctgtggtggTGGCTGAGGGACTGCCTGTAACAGGAGCTGCATTCCTGCTGTTGTTACTCAGGGCATTGGGAATGCAGCTCCTGATATACAGATGACATCAATGAACTCCCTTCCTGGAAGTTGCTTACTTGCCTGTTGCAATTGCTGCAGGCTTTCTGTTTTCAGAACCACCTGTGGCAATAAGCTTTGTCTTTGAATGATGGCTTCTGAATAATTTTATGGGTGTCCTGAGGAAACTGCAAGATTTGGTAGTGTTTGTTAGTCCAGTTTTGCTGGGAAGGTCAGTGGTGGGGAGATCACTACTGACAACTGTTGCTCTTCTAGCTAGCATCCTTCTGCAAGTCAGTCCCAAGGGCTTCACAGCAAGATCCTGCTTGTCCTAAAACATTCCTGAAGGAACAGGGCATGACAGGCAACTCCTGTTCCAGAGAACTATTTGTCACAAGCTCAACATTTTCACCTACCAGCAGCCTTTGATGGGGTGGTATGGAAAGGTTTCAGAGGATATTCAGCTTAGTATCAGCACTGTTGGTTCCAAAGGGGCTGAAAAAACTCCTGACACATGAGAGCCCTGATAATTGCTGCTATTGGAGTCCACCTTCAGATGGTACCCAGCACCTTTTCAGCTAAGCTAACTCAACCGATGCCCACCCCTCTGATGGTGCAGTGGTTGCAAGAACATGTCTTTTCCCAGCTTAGGCACTGCTGGCTGTAGAATGGGTGTGTGGGGGGCTGTGCTTTTAAAATGGATATCCAAAATTATATGACTTAGAAATTTGCTCTCCAGAAGGccttatttttccccaaatcatGCTGGCCATACCATTTACAGTACATCTTTATAAAGTGTAGCTGAACAACCAAAAGGTCAAAGAGTGGCTGCATGAAGGAACGGGGGTGGGACCAAAGAGCTGTGAGGCACAGGGATATAAACCAGCTTTGCCAATGGAAGACCATGCCTCTTATTTCTCCAGTCACAGACATAAATTGCCTTCGTTTTGTGCGTTttatgctttctattttttttttaaccatgacAATTACTTTGTTGCATTAAGATAAAATCACTGCCATCATCAAAGAGTGATAGAAAACCTGTGACACAGGAAACTGGGACTCCGGTATTAAATATACCTTGATACACACATGTGGTTTTAGGTACTTAGACACTTATATAGTATTAAGTTTAGAAAAGATGGTCCCTCTATGTTTTAGCCAGTCCCAGTATTAATATCGCTGGGTAGGGGAAATTCTTAAGGTGGGTGTGAGTTATCTTGTCTTTTGACTCTAGATATCTGGCATTGCCAAGAGTCATGAAGCTCATCCACTAACAACACAGAAAATTCTCTGTTTATAGTTTCAGAGTCAAATCAGTAATAACAATGGCATAGAGTTGCTATGACTATTTATGCTCCATCTGGATTTTATACTGCAGTGCTCTATTACAGTGGAAAAAAGCtatagaaaaaatacataatccgtcttaaaaaatattttattatttgccAAATCGAATGCACTGTTTGGTTTTCTTGAGGGGAGGCACAGAAAGATACAGATTAGAACAAAGGGCTTGTTTATAATTTTGATGGTTATAAAATCACGTTGCCAGCCTTTCTGCAAGCCACTTGTCACATCTCTCTTCACGAGACACTTCATCAATTCTGTACTTGTGGCTGATGTACCGAACTGGTGGTCTAACCATCAGATAGATGCCTGGCATGTGACAGTAACTTCTCCAACTTCAGTGGAAGGTATGTGACCAGCAGCTCTCCATACAGCTCATGACTTCATGTGTTATTTACATGCAACTGTAAAGTGATATGTGTAAATGAAAGCCCCAAAGGAATCTGTGCCTCCTCCGAGATGAGTTACAAGATCCATAATTTAGAAGATCCAGGGGATAATCTAGGTAATCAGATCTTGGGTCTTGCTATAAGGAAGCTTGGTTGCCTGTGCCAACAAAGAAGGGGGGAGGTGTGCGTGTGTAAGGGCATACGTATGAAGGACTGTATGTAGATATGTGAGCAGACGGGTATCTGTGTGTCTGTGCCTGTTTGCGGGCCCATATTTGGATGACAAAACAGTTTCTAGCTACATGATGCCCCTAAGTTGAAGAGCACATGAACAACAAAGGGAGAGATGAGAATAAGATTTGATTCCTGGGTGCCCCAGTACCCCACATCCACAGTGCTTAGGAGTGATAGAGATGGTGACCACCAGTGGTGGGGAAAGGAGTTCCCATGGTGGTCGAGTGGTGAAAGTTACAGCCATCACCTGTCTTTGTGCCTGGATAATCCACACTGCCAGGACAGCTGTGGTAAAAGTCTACTTTGTGCTGGGCAATGAAGCCCACTGTCTGCTGGACGCTGCAGGTGCCCCCACCTTTGCCAAAGACTCCTCCATCCTCGCTGGTCACGATTGTGTAGGCGTTCTGCCCGGTTCCGTAGTGCTGACGGGGAGGAGGCATAGCTTGGATGTTGCTGGCTGCAGTGATGGGGTAACCCTGGTGGAATTTGGGGTGCACATCCAGGTAAGTACTTGGCTGGAAGCCACTCTGAAAGGGAAAGACAAGAGAGTCAGAAAACATAAGCTTCTCCATGGGTGTCCAGAGGCCTGACATGTAGTGGGGCTCTGTGCCTTCACAGTTCATGTCTCTTGATCAGCAGCAGTGGCATGGGAGGACAAGAACAACCATATCCATCCCCATAGCTCAGGGATGGAGACACAgtcgtgtgtgtgtatatagatatatagatatatatatatatatatatatgtacgaggaaaacagcttttccctGGAAGCATTtccaggagaggaaaacaagcattgcagaggagggcaatgaagctggtgaagaacctagagaataaatcctgtggggagtgattgaaggagctgggactgttcagtgtgaggaagagaaggctgaggggagacctcatcactctgtgcagctccctgaaaggacattgcagagaggttggtgctgggctcttctcacaggtaattggcgttagaacaagagggaatggctctaaactgcaacaggggaggttcagactggacattaggaaaaaaattttcacagaaagagtggtcagagagtggaataggctgcccagggagggggtggagtccccatccctgggtgtgtttaagggtcgtttggatgagatgttgggggatgtggtgtaggggagagctttgtagagtcgggctgagggttggactcgatgatcccaagggtcttttccaacccgatgattctgtgatttcagtggTATCACCAGCACATTGCCAGGCTACCTACAGAACATGGAGAGTCTTACCAAGTCTGCGCCTCTGTGCTGAACAAATCAGAAGGCAGGGCACTCTGATACCTGTATGCTTAAGTTGTACCCATGGAGGAAATACATCACAGGACTTATCTGCCCAGACAGAAGGCCCATGCTAAGCCATGTGCTGTGTTCTTACTTGCGTGAGGCACTGAGCCCGTTCAGTCCATAGGCTATGCTTCTGGCACCTTTTCAGCTTCATCCTCCGGTTCTGGAACCAAGTCTTCACCTGGTTGGGGAAGGGAGAGCAGAGAAAACATCAGCAAAGGAGAGCAAGTGTTATCAGAATTGCAAGCAGGAAGAAGCAGAGGGAGAGTCACCAGATGGCATAGATATATCGGGCAGCAGCAGATAAAGGCCCTTAAGAGCTCCCTGGGGTTGTTGCCAAGGGATGTCTGTCTAGCAGCCTCAGCAGGTGGCTAGTGCATCTGCATGGTAGGGGGAGGGGGCGGCATTATGTCCACGGGACAGTTATAGCTGTGACAAATTGACTCATTTCAATCATGGAGATGGATAACTGGTGCAAATCAGTCCCACTCGGGTCTCTACAAGCCCCCTGCGCTACAGGTAAACCTCTAAGACACTGCTTCTGCACGCTCGTGAGTGGGGAAGGGAGAGGCTTGCTCTTTGAACCCAGCAGTTCCCAAATTCAAAGCTCCTTGCTAGGATGAATTCCAGAGCTGTTTGCccccagggctgtgtctgccctATGACAGCAGCCTTTGCAGGGATGTGGACTGAAGGAACGGGCAGATTGTCCCACCTGCTTTGTTCCTGACACAACCAGTTCAGTGTGTGCAAGCATATGTGTGTACCTAAAATGCATTTATAACTTATTTTAGTCCAGGGGCATCCAGCCCACTGTGCCCAGCTCTGAGATCCAAATTCCAGGCAGGTTTTGGACTTGCCCCCTCTGCTTTTGGAAGGCATCATTTGGCCATCACCAGTTCACTACTCACAACCTGCCTGGAGATCAGCAGAGGCCCTGAGGGGCTGCAATGGatggacccccccagcacccagatGAAGGGGGGAGCACATGTCAGGCAGTCGGGCAGTGCTCAATGGGGGACGTTATTAGATGTTGGACAAGATCAGGCCTAGGAAACATGAGCAATAGCTTTCAGCATGTTGCAGCCCTGGGATTCAGGGAACTGAAGCATGCCAGGTTTTCTGTGAAGTTCACCAGCACAGAGGTAGAGGCTGTCTGAGGTAAACAACATATTCATCACTGTGTTTCTGCTACAAAGTGTTGGCATTCTACTGCATTCTACTAAGAGTGTTGGCAACAGTACCCTTAACTGATCCCTCACTGGGGAGGCCCCAGTGAGGTGCCACTGACCCTCCTCTCCCTGAGAAGTGCCTCTGATCTCCGGGTGTGAATAGGCAGGGTAGCCACTGCTAGCTGGCACCTTTGCCTCTACTCTCTGCTGGGGACTCATCCTTCCATCCTGTCACTGCCTTATGTGACCATTCAGCTGCTGTGTGACATATACACCATGGGTCAAAGTCTCCATGTTTACCTGCTTGTAGGTGAGCCCCAGGAAAACAGACATCTCCCGGATCTGCTGGGGGCTGAGGTACTTCTGGCTCTGGAACCGCTGGTGCAGGATTTGCAGCTGGTCCTTGGAGAAAGCTGTGCGGCTCTTGGCCTTCTTCACCGCCTCCGTGACATCTTCTCCACCCTTCTGAGACTTAGCTTCCCGCTGTGGCGACGAGGATGCTGAATGTGGACTGGTGGCTGAATCTGGCGTGAATTGGCTGAAATTCCCAGAACTGGATGAAGCTGGGGATACTTCTAGAAATAATGAGACAGTGGGAAAAGGTATACGAGACATCACGCACAGCTATAGGGGTATGAGCATGCTCCTTGCCTGTTGCAGAGCTCCTTGCCCATCAGACAGGAGCTCTCTTGAAGCAAAGGCCTGTGTCACCATTCTTCCTTCATGGATCTGTTAGCACAGACAAGCCCACTGACAGCAAGCAGCATCCCAGCTCAGCCCTCTGGGATTGCCTGTGGCTCCCTTTCACCAGGTGGAAAAGTCAGGGCAGAGAGGGGAGGATGGTGCATGCCGGCTCACAGGGTCACTATCCTCCTCAAAAAGACCTCAGTAATATTTTAGTCTCAGTGTGGTGTAAAAAGGCCTAGTCATGACTTGCAAGCATAGCTTTGGGTTGGTGACGGAGCTGTGCAAAAATGCCTGCCAAGCCATCTCAAGACATTTGATAGACAATGGCAAAGCAACCTCTGACCAGGGTGTATGGTGAGGCAGAGCAGTCAGTGCTTACAAGGATGGGGCAGCAAGTGGAGAGCATCAGCCAGGCCTTGGATATTGGCTCACTCCTGTTTGCCTGTGGCTCCCACCACAGACCATCCCACTGCTGGAAACACTGGTATAGATGGAGGGACCTATTTGGCTGAGGGGTGTTCTGGTGAGAGAAGAATGAAGAGAAATTTGACATGGAAATGAGGAGGAATAGAGGAAATGTGTGTGGGACAGATGAGAAGAAACAGTAACCCTGTaccagggacatgggggacaaAATTCAAAAGTGCAGAAGAAGGTGTCCAAGCCCCTTCTCATGTGTCCTGGTACATGTCTTAAGGGATTTCTGTTGAGGACAAAGCTCTAAATGAAAAGCTTCCTAAACAATCTGGGCTGCTAGTCCAGACAAAAGCCGACAAGATGCAAAGTCATTCAGGCTGCCTGAATAGGAAAATGCTAACAAGAGAGATTACCCCAGCACCTTTTTGTCAGGTGCCTGGTTGCTGGGGTCTGTGAAAGTCTGAGATCTTCTCGGGCCAGCCCTGACTTAAGGGCTGTGATGCCAGTTTGCCCCCTTCCCCATAACTGCAATGATAAATCTGTTCATCCCTCCTTCCTCCAACTACTCCTCTGCAAATCTTTCTGCATGGGCCGTCCCCTCTTCTCCTCTGGACATTTCAGGGGAGAGGGTGTGCAGTGAATGGGGCAGTGCCATTTTCAGTACATACTTTCTGAGTACTGACCTCAACCAATAGCTCCTGATCTCCTTCCTAGTCACCCTGAGAGCTGTGACTCTGCAGCCCACTGAGTCACCCAATACAAAGTACTGATGCCCTCCTGAGGAATGGGCTCCCCGTCCACTCTGCCAAACCCCTCCTTCTTCTGTCCTATGCTGAGAGGCTACTAAGCATTACTCAAAACGTTGAGGTGTTTCTGGGCGTCAGAAAGGTGGCCGTTTCTGCAGTACCTTCTCCCTTGTTACCCTCCTGAGAGAGGCATACCTGTCTTTGTGGTGCCCACCACTCTAGGGTTGCCTGCTCTTACAGTCCTGCTCGTGGCAATTTCCTATCCCTAGGCCTGTGTGAAGAGGGAAGAGCGGTACTGGGGCAGGTTTTGGTGCTGGGAAGCAGGGCCATGGGGATTTCAAAGGGATTCTGCCTACAAGGAGAAAGGGGCTATCAACAGAAGAGGTGCAAGGGCCCAAGGTGTTATGTGCATGGAGGTAGACTGAAAAGCCTGAGAGGAAGCTGAACATCTGTGACCTGGATCCACAGGAAGATAAAATTTCATGTGGAACCACAGGATGCTTGGCTCCTGCAGGCTGT from Athene noctua chromosome 3, bAthNoc1.hap1.1, whole genome shotgun sequence encodes the following:
- the LOC141958452 gene encoding homeobox protein NANOG-like, encoding MCAHLALPPYQAYPNGAGMGYLEFYWNSAGEAGHPPASAGPVGAAQSPEAGGKRRMAEVSPASSSSGNFSQFTPDSATSPHSASSSPQREAKSQKGGEDVTEAVKKAKSRTAFSKDQLQILHQRFQSQKYLSPQQIREMSVFLGLTYKQVKTWFQNRRMKLKRCQKHSLWTERAQCLTQSGFQPSTYLDVHPKFHQGYPITAASNIQAMPPPRQHYGTGQNAYTIVTSEDGGVFGKGGGTCSVQQTVGFIAQHKVDFYHSCPGSVDYPGTKTGDGCNFHHSTTMGTPFPTTGGHHLYHS